In the genome of Candidatus Phytoplasma solani, the window CATGGATTGTTTACTCTTGGGATAAAATCAAGAAAATGCGTAGCTATAAGGAAAATCCTGATATTACCATCAACTCATTTATATTCCAAGGCCGTACGAATCTAACCGACCGTCTTAAAGCGGAATGTTGTGAAAAGTGCGGCAAAACAACCCAACTCCACATTCATCATATTGGAACGGTCCGCAACGCGAATCGCAAAAGTATGGTGAATAAAAGTACAAAAGTGTTATGTATGGGTTGTCATCGTAAAATAACAAACCAACAAATGCATGACATCAGATTAAATAAAAAAAGTAAAAGAACAATAAGAATAAATAGCTAATCAGCCGCAAGGTGAAATTAGTTCTGGAAAGAGAGTAAATTATGGAAAGCCGTATGCTTGGAAACTTGCTCGTACGGTTTGGACGGGGGCGGATTGTAGTAGATATAATGGAAAAACAAATCCCATTATTGAGGCGCAATTCATCTATCCGTATTAAACGTGAATTAAAAAAACAAGGCAAAGAAGTGATTGTTATTCGCGGATTAGGAAGTTCTACAATCGGGAATTCTATACGTGAAACGTTTTTAACACACAACAAATTACACAATTTAACTAGATATTTTTTAAGTTTTGCCAACATGATTCAAACCCAAGAAGAACGCATCAAACCCCACTTAAAAACCCCTAAAATTATTTTAGTTGATCGTTGGTTAGGCTCTAATTTTGCATATCGTGTATATCCTAATCAAATTGATAAAAAATATTATCTTTTTAACAATTTAACTAAATTATTCATTAAACCTGATATCACCGTTTATCTAAAAATTCACCCCCAAATAGGTTTAAAACGTAAATTAAATCAAAACAACCACCAATTAGATGTTATTGAAACTAGTTCCTTAGCTTACTTTCATCAAGTAGAAAAGGGTTATCAGGAATTTTTAAAAAGAAAAAATCTAGGTCCTCAAATTGTTTTAAAAGCGATGGAAGCTAAAAATTCCAACTTCAACACAAAACAAATAATAAAAAAAATAGGAGAAATACCAAATGCCAATAGTCATTAAGAAAAAATGTCAAAACGGCAATTTATATATCCATTATAGTAACGGCAAAATCAAAACTATTAAAAAAGATGGAACTATTCAATGGCGTACTAAAAAAATAAAATTTTACCCCCCGAAAAAGACTCTTTAATTAGAGTCTTTTTTTATTATAGAAAGGGAATTAATCAAATGAAACAATCAACCGATTTGCATTTCAAAAATATTGATATTTTGAAACATCAATCTTTGTGTGTTAACATCACTAAACAAATAAGGGCGCCAAAGATGCCTAAATATCGTGTTATCTAACCAATAACCAGTGCGATAAACACTGAATGGATATGGTCGGTCCGTTAAACGAAAGAATAAGGGATTACAGCAGACCATAAAAGCGGATTGAGACGAAGTAGTTAGTTAAGAGGATACCGCCACCAAATTGTCCCATGGATAAGCCTGAAATGGTCTAAGAAGGAAAGCAGATGTAATCTTAGAACCTAATACGCAAACTACTGAAGCCGTATAGTCCAGAGTCTAACAAGATATATTATTTGTCTTGGTTAGTTTATCTAATTAACAGAAAGCCTGGAATCTCACCGACAGTCAGGAAAGACGTTAAAACATAAGCGGTTACTTCACCTAAAGGACAAAGGTAGATATTTAGAGTAACTTGGAGAATCCTAAAAGCTAGTTATTTAATTAACAAGTCAAGGAATAAATGCCGAGACGCTCAAGGATAAAGAAGCTATTTAATAGTCGTGGATAATTCAAAGTTAACATTGGAATATGCTAACATGATGACCCACCAGGGCGAAGGTTAATAACCTTTACAAGGCGAAAGTAGCTAGTAATTTACTATTTATTCACTGTAATCAAGGAAGGAGTTGATAAATATGTCAACATCTGTTTCAGATGAAACTAAGCTTTCGCGAACATTGAGTAAGATTCTATATTGTTCTACAAATAACTATCCTCTAAAAAGAGAATTACAGCAAGGAATGAATAATCTACATAACACATTAATTGCATTTAACAAAATTGCAACCAACAAAGGCGCGGGTACACCTGGAATTGATGGTAATTCAATTGACAGACTCGATCTTAAAAAATTAGAAAGATATCACAAGGAATACATCAATAACAAGTACAAGCCAAAGCCTGTTAAAAGAATATTCATTCCCAAAGACAACGATAAGGTTAGACCTCTTGGAATACCTACCATAAAAGATAGAATAGTCCAAAAAAGCCTTGAACAACTCTTAACTCCTTATTTTGAAAATCAATTCTTAGAATGGAGTTTTGGATTTAGAACCAAAAAGTCCTGTCTTGATGCAATCAAACGCGTCAAACAGAGATTTCAGGGAATTGATTATATCATCAAAATTGACCTTAAAGGTTATTTTGACACAATCAATCATGAAACTCTTATGAAAACCTTGAGGAAGTTTATACGCAAGAATAAAACTCTTTCAACCATTAATAAGTGGTTAAAAGCTGGGTTCATGAAAGATGGCATCAAGTACGAATCTTTATCTGGTTCTCCACAAGGAGGAATCATTTCCCCATTACTTGCCAATGTATATTTACATTACATTGACATCAAAATGGATGAACTAATTAAAGAAGGGACACCAATAAGGAAAACAAACCCAGGATATAGAAAAGCATACCATCAAGGAATGCATCATAAACTGGGGATTGATAGTCGAATTAACCTAAATCCAAAAACAAGAGTTGAATATATCCGATATGCCGATGATTTTATCATAGGAATTAAAGGAAAATATGACAAAGCTGAAACTATTAAAAACCAAGTGACTCAATGGCTAGAACAAGATTTAAAACTAACAGTTAGTAAAGATAAATCAAAGATTGTAAAAGCCAATAAGAGCACAAGGTTTCTATCCTACATGGTTAAGGTAAATTCAACCAGTAGTAAACTCACCAAAAAAACCCACAAAAAATCCCTAAACGGTCGGGTACAAATCCAAGTTCCCAAAGCAAAAGCCAAGGAATATGGATATGAGTACAATTGGTTAAAAAGAGGAAGGATTAAACATGACGAAACATTAGCAAGTAGGGACGAATTAGAAATAATACGCACTTATAAAACAATCGTACGCGGAATCATCCAATACTTTTGCTTAGCTAACAATCTAAATGCATTAACCCATCTAACCTATCTAGCGGAATATAGTTGTTTGAAAACCTTAGCAAGGAAACGCAAAATGACAATTGCCAAAGTGCGGAAGAAGGTTAATCGTGGTGCAACTTGGTCAATTCCGTATTTAAACAAAGGGAAAACCAAGTATGAGTCATGGACTGTTTACCCTTGGGATAAGATCAAGAAAATGCGTAATTATAAGGAAAATCCCGATATCACCATCAATCCTTATCTATTCCAAGGTCGTACGAATCTAACAGACCGCCTTAAAGCGGAAATATGTGAGAAATGCGGCAAAACAACCCAACTTCAAATCCATCACAGTGGTACGGTTCGCAATGGAAACCGCAAAAGCGTGATGAATAAGAGTACAAAAGTGTTATGCATAGATTGTCATAGAAATATTACGAACCAACAAATGCATGATATCAGATTAAATAACAAAAGTAAAAGAACAAAAAAGGATAAATAGCTAATCAGCCGTAAGGCGAAATTAGTTCTCGAAAGAGAGTAAATTATGGAAAGCCGTATGCTTGGAAACTTGCTCGTACGGTTTGGACGGGGGCTGATTGTAAATAAAACAGCAAACGCAAATCGCTGAATAAGACGCAATTAATCTATCCGTATTCCAACCATCTTTATTCAATAAACCATTTAACGAATACATGATAAAAACCCACAACCTCCTAAACGAATATCTAGATAAAAACCAACACAACTCCCAAAGTAAAAAAGTAATCCGCGGCAACATCAACGAATATTTCATTTTATTATATTTTCAAAACAAGGGAATCATCAATTTATACCCCCAGGCTTACTTGTTTTTCATCCCCGACATCAAATTCGATTTGGTTTTATTCACTAAAACCAAGCGCATAATCGCCTTCAATTTCAAAACATGTTTGCGAGATCGTTATAAACAAGCCATGGTAGAAGGGCAACAATTAAAAAAACTCGATACACGTTTTGAATTCTATTTATTAACTAATAACACTGTGGAAGCTCAAAGATTAAACAAGAAAATCAAACAAGGGAAAATCTTAGGAATTAACCAAGTGATCGATTGTTTTTTGCCCCAAGCTAACATCTTTTTACAAACATTACTGACTAACCAATTCCTCCCTTTTAGCGATATTAACATGATTAAAAATAAAAAATAAGGAGTTAATATAAAATGTTAACCAACGAACAACGCGCCTTGCAACAAGTCATATCTTATATCGAACAAGGCCAATGGGAAAAGTTAAAACTTTACTGCCAAATAATTAACCCCAAAAATCTACTCGACCCCACAAATACCAAAATCTTTAACGCCTTAAAATATTTATTTTTAGAAAAACAAACAACGCATCCCTTTGATAAAATAAAGTCTCAACCCGAGATAATTAAAGAATTAATCACCTATCTTCAAACCCATTTTCCCCAAGATAACTTTACTAAAGAATCACTATCTTTTTTAAGTAATGATGTTAATGAGGAAAACAACCTTGATTTCTTAGACAACCTAAAACACACCTATACCCAAGAAAAACTGTTCCAACAACTCTTAAAAATTATTAGTCCTTCTTTTGAAAATAAAGATCCTTATCACAAACATTTTTATTATCAAGAAATCTTTGATAAATTAAGAAAATTTATGGCTTTTATTCCTCACAAAAACGATAAAACACTCTTTAATTTAAACCAAATGGCCTCTTTGCATCCCGAATTTTTTGACACCGATAATCAAGCAAAACAAAAAATCCAAGAAGAATATTACCGCCTATCAGAAACTTTCAAAGGATTAAATCAAGCCACGAAAGGCTTTAAAAAAGGTCAAATTATCACCATTGGGGGCTATACTGGTTTAGGAAAAACCACTTTTGTCTACAACCTTTTAATAGACATTTCAAAAACCAAACATCAAGAAACAAACAAACATCCAAATATGTTGGTATTTTCTTATGAAATGACCTTAGAAGAAAATTTAAGTCGTTTATTAGCCCACATCACTAAAACTCCATTAGATGTTATTTTAGATAAAAGTTTTGAAGACTCAAACATCACACAACACACCTACACGGAAAGGATGAAGACCGCAAAACAATTATTCGCCAACATAAATTTATCATTCAGTTACGATAAAAGCAAAAACATTGATTATGTAATTGATTTAGTTTATCGCCTCCATTTAGAAAAAAAGGCTGAAATTATCGTTATCGACCATCTCCAAATAACCAAAACAACAAATCACTTAGAAAATGACCGTCTAGCAATTGACGAAATTATGACTAAATTAAAACAATTAGCCATTGAATTAAACATCGTGATTATCATTTTATCTCAATTTTCAAGAGATACATACAACAATTATCAAGGAAAATCACCTGAAATAACTGCTCTAAAAGGTTCAGGTGGCATCGAAACTAACTCCGATATTGTCTTAATGATGACTGAATTCCAACCTAAACTATCCAAAGACAAAGAAAAACCCATCAATATATATAATTCAACCTTAAACGAACTATATTTAGAATCAAAGGACAACGAAAATCAAAAAATCATCGAATTATCTATTAAAAAGAATCGAAGTGGTACCAAAAAGAACTTAGTTTATCACTTTGAGATGAATACACAAACCTTCCAAGAAATCGGTTATGTTTTACCTTATCCATTAGAAAGTTATTAAGGAGTTCATCAATGAATTTTCAAGAACAAATAAAACATATTCAAACCAACTTCCCTATGTCAGTTTTATTAAAAAAACTAAACATTATACCGCCAAACTTCAACACCAAATATCGTTTCCCTTGTCCCATCCATCAAGGCCAAAACCCCACTTGTTGTCATTTAACTTCAGATAACAAAATTCATTGTTGGAAATGTTGTAAAGATTACGATATTGTTGATGTTTATAAGGAAATAAGAGGAACTAGTTCTTTTGAAGAAGCTATTAAAAGAATTTTGAATTTCATGAAAACCGAAGAGTTCAAAAAATTAACCCAGAAACAAAATTCAATAATTAATACATCATCAATCCCCCTCAAATACCAATACCAACCTAAAAAAACCAACATCATCATCAACGAAAAAGAAGTTGAAGCCAAAAAAACACGATTATTAAAAGAAATATCACCTTTATTCAACCAAATTAGAGATTATTATAATTATTTATTAACCACTAATCGCAATAACGCATCTCACCCAGGAATAGAATATTTAACGCAAAAAAGAAAATTAACCCTACAAACCATCAATGAATTTAAACTTGGTTACGCCCCACTATCTAATAAACCCTTATCTTTTCGATTTGTAAATTATTGCAAAAAGAAAAACATTGATACAACAAAACTAGTTGAATATGGCTTTATTAAAGAAAAAATCAATCAAAAAGGCACTAAATACTATCACGATACTTTCCATGGTTCCATAATTATCCCTATCGAAAACGGTTATAATAAAACATTCCATTTTTATCAAAACAACTTTCACGAAGTTTCTTATTTCCAACCAAAATACAAATCCCTAAATAATTTCAGTCAAACACCCACTTTTCATTTCAGCTATCGTTTTTTTGAAGCTTTACCATATATTAAAAAAGTTAAAATAATCATCATCCACGAAGGTTTTTTTGATGTCATTAGTTGTTGGCAAAACAATATTAAAAACACGGTCGGTCTAATTTGCGTCACTCAATTACTTTCTCAATCTCAACTAGAAATTCTCAAAAAAGAAAATATCAAAGTAGTTATCGCTTTAGATAATGATGAAACAGGACAAAAACGCAGCGAAGCCTTAGGAGAACAACTTAAAGAAGCAAATATTTTATATGAAATTAGACGCATTTTACCCCCTTATGACAAAACTTGTAAAGATGTTGATGATTTATTACGTCAATACGGAAAAGAAGCATATCAAAAATGTTTTTTAGCTCCATACATTACTTATGAAGAGGCCAAAAAGAAAATCATAGTCGATTTAGCCGTTCATTTCTTTGGAGAATACAAAGTTGAAGTAATTAATTAAATTATTACTTTTTTTCACCAACATATTACACTCGCACATATAAACCACATTAACATACCCTTATAAACACGTATATACCCCTAAATTTTGCGTTTTATTTTCGCAAATTAGGGGTTATTATTTTTATAGCCAACAAAACAATCTAAAAGGAGAAAAAAATGAAAAACGACACAAACCAAGAAATTAGAATCGGAGGTTGGGAAACAAAATCACTCCCCAACGACTTAGTTCAAATTAAAAACTTTTTACAAACATTAAAACAAGATTTATTAAATATTACGATTGTTTCTCACTCTAAAAAGAAAAATTCCTATCAACAAGCAAATTACCGCCCAAAAAACCAAACCCTCTTTGTAGACCCTCAAATCTTAGAAGAAATCAAAAAGTATAGAATAGAAATAATCAAAAATCGTTCTCCTGAAAACGATAATAATAATATAACACTCACCAACCCCACAACGCCCCTTAAAAGCCAAAATAATACCCTTAAAACGCATTTCCCTATCTTCCAAATTAATTATCTTAACGAACAAAAAGACTACATTAAAGAATTGATAGGCAAAATAAATGTAGACAAACTAGACACTTTAAAATTATATAAATTAGATACCAAAAAACTAGATAAATACAATAACCCCATCAACACAAACTATAAAAAAGGATTAAATGTTATTTATTATCAGTTAGAAGATTTAAAATATATAAAATTATTTATTACCAAAAATAAACAAGGCTATCGTGTTAAAAAGCTTAGATCTGGATATTTATCAAATTTAAATAAAAAAGAAACAAAAATTAATAAATAATTATTACCACTTTATTACCTTTTGGTTACCACTTTGTTACCACTCAGTTACCACTTTGTTACCACTCAGTTACCACTTTGTTACCATTTGAATAGTTAAATTTCCTTGCCAAAACCAAACATTAAAGGGGGGGTGATATTTTATATATTATATCGATAATGATAATGATACTCGATATTTGATATTATCGTTATATCCTTTACCCATCATTATTATTATTCGATATAAAAATAATTCCCCATTTCCCCTTCCAATTATTAAAAGAGATTTTTTAAATCCAAAACCAACCAAAAGCCCTAAACGCGCTGAAGCGCTAACAAAATTTATAAGTATATATAATAAAAGAAAAAAGACGAAAAAGAAAGAGCCCCCCAAATTGCGCGTACCCCCCTTTTTTTTAAAAACAAATACAATTATTAGAGCTATAATAATTTATGTATATGATATAAAAAAAAGGAAAACGATATTTCAATCATGAAAAATATAAAATCAAAAGAAATATTAAAACAAAAAAATAAATTATTACAAACTCTAATGAAAACAACCCAAAAAACTAATAAAAAAACAGTTTTTAATTTAGTCAAAAAATTTAAAAATAGTTTAAATTTAACCACAATTTTAAAAACTATCAAAATCAAAAGAAGTACTTATTATTATTGGTTGAAAGTCGAAAATAAAATTAAAGAAAAAGAAGAAAAAAACCTTTTACAACAAAAAAGAATTAATGCTTTATGTTTAAATAATCAATATTTTTTCGGCCATCGGAAAATCACTAATTTATATCAACAAACCTTTAATGAAATAATTACCAAGAAAAAAGTTTATTCAATTATGAAAGAAAATGGCATTTGTTGTCGTTTAAGAATTAAAAAAAATAAATATAGTTATAAAAACAATTTAAAACCTAAATTAAAAGTAGTAGACAATCTAATCAATCAAGACTTTATATCAACTAATCCCATGCAAAAACTATTTACCGACATCACTTATTTTAAAACTTCCCAAGGGTTTTTATATTTTTCTTGTATTATCGATTCTTTTAACAACCAAATTATTTCTTGGCATACTTCAAAGTATCAAAATAAAGAATTAATTTTAAATACAATTAAAAAATTACCTAAATTAAAAAATCCATGCATCATTCACTCTGATCAGGGCACAGTTTATCAATCTCAAAAAATCCAACAAACTTTAACGAAAAAAGGTTTTTTAATTAGTATGTCGCGTAAAGCCAATCCAAGGGACAACGCAGTCATTGAAAACTTTTTTGGCCAAATGAAAAGCAAAAGCATTTTACAATATCAAAATCCATTTTTATTTCAAAAATCAACCGAAAAAGTTAAAAAAATAATCAATTATTTCCCTAAATTTTGGAATACTAAATGGTTTTTAGCTAAATTAAATTATTCATCTCCCTCTCAATATTCCTTAAATTTTAGATAATATTTTTTATTTAAATATTCAACCTTGAAAAAGGTTATCTTTTTGCACCTTTTTTTAAAAACAACATAATTGCGTAAAAAAATAATTTTAATTTCATTTTCTAGGGGGATTTTCCACTTTTTTTCCCTAGCTAGTTAGTGAAATGATATAATATTTAAAAAAAATATCTTTTGAAACTAGCAAATTTAAAAAAGTTTAGACACTTTTTATTTGTAATTTTAATAATTTGTTTGTTTGAAAAGATATGAAATTATCTACTTATTTTTAAGTCTTAAAGAGTAATTTTTAAATAAAAAAATGTCCAAAAAAACGGAACAGCGCATAAATATAATTGTTTTTTTAATTTAAAAATTAACTTTTTTTTCTCTTTTCTATTTTCTTCTTTTGTATTAAATTTTTCTGTATAAAGGGTTATATAGCCTTTTTTGGGGTTGAGTAGAGGTAGTAGATTTTACATATAACATGATTATCTTCATCTTTTTTTGTTTGTAGGACAATTAACTTCATCCATGAAAAAGTCTTTATCTTCTTCTAGGAGATATTTGGGGCTTTCGTAGTTGAGTTTGGGGTGATAAAATTTTTGTACATTATTTTTTTGAAAGAAATTGTTTCTTTTGAATCTGATTTTGAAAAAGGATTGAGATGCAACATATTTTCTTTATTTTGATTGATGAAACCTTCTGCTAAAATGATTTCATTTTTTTTGTTTTTGGAGTTATCCAAGTTAGATGGTTTTTCTCGCAAAATTAAATAAAAAAACAAAGCTAGAAACAAGCAAAAGAATAGCTAAAACAACAAATAAAAATTTTTTATTTTTTTTAATAAATACTTTTAAATTCATTTTTTTTCTTTTATCTTTTTTATTATATTTCAATAAATATAGCGAATATTTAAATTAACCATTTTACAAATTCAAAAATAATTTAAACTTCACCATTAATTATACACCAAAAAAACAAGTTTAACACTCAAAAAAATTAATTTACTAAGGTTTTTACTTGTTTTTTTGTTATATCTTTATTTTATCAAAATTAGTTAATTGAGGTAATCAAATATAAAAAGAAAAAGATTTTTAGATTTTCACTTAAAAAATAATTAAAAAGAGATTTTGCAAAAATAAATTTTATCTCAAATTATTTTTTGCAAAAAAACTATCTTTTAAAATAGTCTTTTTTTGTATTTTAAAAAATATAAAAAATATACTTTTTTAATTAAAATGGCAAATAGTTTTTATTTAGTGTTTTTATATTTTATTATTACTAGTTTAAACTAATGTTTTAATTTCTTCTCTGGTAATTGTTTCTTGTGCTAACAAAATATTAGCGATTTTATCCAGTAAATCTTTGTTTTCTTTGATAATGGTTTGTGCTTGTTTAAAAGAAGAATCAATAATTTTTTTCATAGCTTCGTGAATCTCTTTTTTATCAGTAAATTCAGAATCTTGCATTAATCCTACATCACTCATACCATATTTAGTTACCATCAGACGAGCATATTTAGTAGAATCTTTAAAATCTTGATAACAACCATCACTAATATTATCATTTCCAAAAATCATTTCTTCAGCTGCTCTACCACCTAAAGAACAAACAATAAAAGCTTGAAGGATTTTTTTTGATGAAAAAAACAATTCTTTTTCCTGCATAAACAAAACATATCCTCCTGCATTTCCACGTGGAACAATGGTAATTTTTTGGATCTTAGGGGCATCTTTTAGTTTCAAAGAAATTACAGCATGTCCTGCTTCGTGATACGCTGTTTCTCTTTTTTCTTCTTCGGTGTATTTTCTTGATTTTTTAGCAGGACCAAACCAAACACGGTCAATCGCTTCTTCTAATTCTATCATTGTAATTAAGTCTTTTGAATTCCGTACTGTTAAAATGGAAGCTTCATTTAAAACAGCTCCTAATTGAGCTCCACTCATACCTTGAGATTGTTTAGCTAATTGATGGAAGTTCACTTCAGGATCTATTTTTTTATTACGAGCGTGAATTTTTAAAATAGCTTCTCTAGCTTTCACATCTGGTAAGTCGACAATAATTTGGCGATCAAATCTGCCAGGACGTAATAAGGCAAAATCTAATATATCAGTTCTATTAGTAGCTGCAATGACAACCACACCTAAAGAGGGGTTAAAACCATCCATTTCAGTTAACAATTGGTTTAAAGTTTGATCTTTTTCAGAAGATCCCCCTGAAGAATTGTCTCCTCTTTTACCACCTAGAGAATCGATTTCATCAATAAATAAGATACAAGGAGCATTATTTATTGCTGCTTTAAATAAATTTCTAATTCTTGCAGCTCCAACTCCGACATACATTTCAACAAATTCAGAACCAGAAGCAAAATAAAAAGGTACTTGAGCTTCACCAGCAACAGCTTTAGCTAATAAAGTTTTTCCGGTTCCTGGAGGACCAGATAACAAAACCCCTTTAGGAATTTTAGCTCCTATATGCAAATATTTTTTCGGTTGTTTTAGAAAATCAACAAGTTCTTTTAATTCTTCTTTTTCTTCTACACTGCCAGCTACATCTTCAAAAGTAATAGTTTTTTGTTTATCTACATGTTCTAAAGTATTATTTTTTTGAGCCCCAGTTTTTCGCATTTGATAAAGATACATGATCCACCAAATCGAGGTTACAGAAGAAATTATTCCCAAAAAAGG includes:
- a CDS encoding dTMP kinase yields the protein MEKQIPLLRRNSSIRIKRELKKQGKEVIVIRGLGSSTIGNSIRETFLTHNKLHNLTRYFLSFANMIQTQEERIKPHLKTPKIILVDRWLGSNFAYRVYPNQIDKKYYLFNNLTKLFIKPDITVYLKIHPQIGLKRKLNQNNHQLDVIETSSLAYFHQVEKGYQEFLKRKNLGPQIVLKAMEAKNSNFNTKQIIKKIGEIPNANSH
- the ltrA gene encoding group II intron reverse transcriptase/maturase, producing the protein MSTSVSDETKLSRTLSKILYCSTNNYPLKRELQQGMNNLHNTLIAFNKIATNKGAGTPGIDGNSIDRLDLKKLERYHKEYINNKYKPKPVKRIFIPKDNDKVRPLGIPTIKDRIVQKSLEQLLTPYFENQFLEWSFGFRTKKSCLDAIKRVKQRFQGIDYIIKIDLKGYFDTINHETLMKTLRKFIRKNKTLSTINKWLKAGFMKDGIKYESLSGSPQGGIISPLLANVYLHYIDIKMDELIKEGTPIRKTNPGYRKAYHQGMHHKLGIDSRINLNPKTRVEYIRYADDFIIGIKGKYDKAETIKNQVTQWLEQDLKLTVSKDKSKIVKANKSTRFLSYMVKVNSTSSKLTKKTHKKSLNGRVQIQVPKAKAKEYGYEYNWLKRGRIKHDETLASRDELEIIRTYKTIVRGIIQYFCLANNLNALTHLTYLAEYSCLKTLARKRKMTIAKVRKKVNRGATWSIPYLNKGKTKYESWTVYPWDKIKKMRNYKENPDITINPYLFQGRTNLTDRLKAEICEKCGKTTQLQIHHSGTVRNGNRKSVMNKSTKVLCIDCHRNITNQQMHDIRLNNKSKRTKKDK
- a CDS encoding replicative DNA helicase, with product MLTNEQRALQQVISYIEQGQWEKLKLYCQIINPKNLLDPTNTKIFNALKYLFLEKQTTHPFDKIKSQPEIIKELITYLQTHFPQDNFTKESLSFLSNDVNEENNLDFLDNLKHTYTQEKLFQQLLKIISPSFENKDPYHKHFYYQEIFDKLRKFMAFIPHKNDKTLFNLNQMASLHPEFFDTDNQAKQKIQEEYYRLSETFKGLNQATKGFKKGQIITIGGYTGLGKTTFVYNLLIDISKTKHQETNKHPNMLVFSYEMTLEENLSRLLAHITKTPLDVILDKSFEDSNITQHTYTERMKTAKQLFANINLSFSYDKSKNIDYVIDLVYRLHLEKKAEIIVIDHLQITKTTNHLENDRLAIDEIMTKLKQLAIELNIVIIILSQFSRDTYNNYQGKSPEITALKGSGGIETNSDIVLMMTEFQPKLSKDKEKPINIYNSTLNELYLESKDNENQKIIELSIKKNRSGTKKNLVYHFEMNTQTFQEIGYVLPYPLESY
- a CDS encoding toprim domain-containing protein encodes the protein MNFQEQIKHIQTNFPMSVLLKKLNIIPPNFNTKYRFPCPIHQGQNPTCCHLTSDNKIHCWKCCKDYDIVDVYKEIRGTSSFEEAIKRILNFMKTEEFKKLTQKQNSIINTSSIPLKYQYQPKKTNIIINEKEVEAKKTRLLKEISPLFNQIRDYYNYLLTTNRNNASHPGIEYLTQKRKLTLQTINEFKLGYAPLSNKPLSFRFVNYCKKKNIDTTKLVEYGFIKEKINQKGTKYYHDTFHGSIIIPIENGYNKTFHFYQNNFHEVSYFQPKYKSLNNFSQTPTFHFSYRFFEALPYIKKVKIIIIHEGFFDVISCWQNNIKNTVGLICVTQLLSQSQLEILKKENIKVVIALDNDETGQKRSEALGEQLKEANILYEIRRILPPYDKTCKDVDDLLRQYGKEAYQKCFLAPYITYEEAKKKIIVDLAVHFFGEYKVEVIN
- a CDS encoding IS3 family transposase yields the protein MKNIKSKEILKQKNKLLQTLMKTTQKTNKKTVFNLVKKFKNSLNLTTILKTIKIKRSTYYYWLKVENKIKEKEEKNLLQQKRINALCLNNQYFFGHRKITNLYQQTFNEIITKKKVYSIMKENGICCRLRIKKNKYSYKNNLKPKLKVVDNLINQDFISTNPMQKLFTDITYFKTSQGFLYFSCIIDSFNNQIISWHTSKYQNKELILNTIKKLPKLKNPCIIHSDQGTVYQSQKIQQTLTKKGFLISMSRKANPRDNAVIENFFGQMKSKSILQYQNPFLFQKSTEKVKKIINYFPKFWNTKWFLAKLNYSSPSQYSLNFR
- the ftsH gene encoding ATP-dependent zinc metalloprotease FtsH — translated: MSIKKITRILKRPMFFLILTCVFFLGYFLFVEFRQQWEDKDGRCNHNELIQKIKDAPSKESNRPEALESIKIFELGGSIMRTEHMNKIIVTTKGGDVYYTTVNSTLFFTTISHALSEKEIGQEKANLISTLNNKEIFVIKPFSFVASPFLGIISSVTSIWWIMYLYQMRKTGAQKNNTLEHVDKQKTITFEDVAGSVEEKEELKELVDFLKQPKKYLHIGAKIPKGVLLSGPPGTGKTLLAKAVAGEAQVPFYFASGSEFVEMYVGVGAARIRNLFKAAINNAPCILFIDEIDSLGGKRGDNSSGGSSEKDQTLNQLLTEMDGFNPSLGVVVIAATNRTDILDFALLRPGRFDRQIIVDLPDVKAREAILKIHARNKKIDPEVNFHQLAKQSQGMSGAQLGAVLNEASILTVRNSKDLITMIELEEAIDRVWFGPAKKSRKYTEEEKRETAYHEAGHAVISLKLKDAPKIQKITIVPRGNAGGYVLFMQEKELFFSSKKILQAFIVCSLGGRAAEEMIFGNDNISDGCYQDFKDSTKYARLMVTKYGMSDVGLMQDSEFTDKKEIHEAMKKIIDSSFKQAQTIIKENKDLLDKIANILLAQETITREEIKTLV